The Montipora capricornis isolate CH-2021 chromosome 6, ASM3666992v2, whole genome shotgun sequence genome has a window encoding:
- the LOC138053998 gene encoding uncharacterized protein: MLHSCSPKSNKDLILESFQCDEGHIRILVATIAFGMGVDCKKVYRTIHFGPAKNVESYLQESGRAGRDGSQCTSYLLYQGMQLIHVDKDIKSYIKSNGCRRKQLLQYFDVDCSPQNPAHLCCDNCSVMCECGTYECKPLAYPLYRADLHLNSKRKRSSTEEQKTTLVNKLAAYHKKLHTNLLQRDASGKMKFFTNPKFLLGFSDLQIQQVAEHCNELFSVSDICTVVEIWDMQHAFEIHAVMQDVFGDMLDIELSSEDECSDEESDFLGNDWNDLVVDDELANMVIDNLSFSQWDESANESADEQLDAGVPFAALNAVLNLSFDAVLNK, encoded by the coding sequence ATGTTACATTCTTGCAGCCCCAAGTCAAATAAAGATCTCATTCTTGAGTCATTTCAGTGTGATGAAGGACACATCCGTATTCTTGTTGCTACAATTGCATTCGGTATGGGTGTGGATTGTAAGAAGGTCTATCGGACAATCCATTTTGGCCCAGCCAAAAATGTAGAAAGTTACTTGCAAGAGAGTGGCAGAGCAGGAAGGGATGGCTCTCAGTGCACCTCTTATCTGCTCTACCAAGGAATGCAACTTATTCATGTGGACAAGGACATAAAGAGTTACATAAAATCAAATGGCTGCCGACGTAAGCAATTGCTGCAATATTTTGATGTGGATTGTTCTCCACAGAATCCTGCGCACCTTTGCTGTGACAATTGTTCAGTCATGTGTGAATGTGGCACATATGAATGCAAACCTCTTGCCTACCCTCTCTATAGAGCTGACCTCCATCtcaattcaaaaagaaaacggTCATCTACAGAGGAACAGAAAACTACACTGGTAAATAAACTGGCTGCATATCACAAGAAGTTGCACACAAATCTGTTACAAAGAGATGCAAGtgggaaaatgaaatttttcaCCAACCCCAAGTTTTTGCTTGGATTTTCTGATCTGCAAATTCAACAAGTTGCGGAACACTGTAATGAATTGTTTTCTGTGTCGGACATTTGTACTGTGGTGGAGATATGGGATATGCAGCATGCATTTGAAATTCATGCAGTCATGCAAGACGTATTTGGAGACATGTTAGACATAGAACTGAGTTCAGAAGATGAATGTTCCGATGAAGAGAGTGACTTTCTTGGAAATGATTGGAATGATCTTGTTGTGGACGATGAACTTGCTAATATGGTTATTGACAATCTCAGCTTTTCTCAGTGGGATGAGTCAGCAAATGAATCTGCTGATGAGCAATTAGACGCAGGTGTTCCATTTGCTGCTTTAAACGCAGTTTTAAATTTGAGTTTTGATGCAGTGTTGAACAAATGA
- the LOC138054000 gene encoding uncharacterized protein, translating into METEKDYELAFLDTAVSRQLDGRLTTSVYRKLTHTDQYLVYDSHHPYSVKRGIVKCLYERAKRLVTKPSVTSKEKKHLCSVLDSNGYPFSFFQKITKTRKPSISGEHRIEYKSTTKVLPYVNSKAYPNNFAAAYSNKAYIKITSSTTERRCRAD; encoded by the coding sequence ATGGAGACAGAGAAAGACTACGAACTCGCTTTCCTTGACACCGCAGTTTCAAGACAACTGGACGGCCGCCTCACCACCAGCGTATACAGGAAGCTTACGCACACTGATCAGTACTTAGTGTATGATTCCCACCACCCGTATTCAGTAAAACGCGGTATTGTCAAGTGCCTCTACGAGCGCGCCAAACGTCTCGTAACAAAACCCTCTGTTACCTCCAAGGAGAAGAAGCACCTGTGTTCTGTTCTTGACTCTAATGGTtaccctttttctttctttcagaaaatcaccaagaccaggAAACCGAGTATCAGTGGTGAGCACAGGATCGAGTACAAGTCTACTACTAAGGTTTTACCCTATGTCAATTCAAAGGCCTATCCGAACAACTTCGCCGCTGCCTACAGTAACAAGGCATACATTAAGATCACATCTAGTACAACCGAAAGACGCTGTCGAGCAGACTAA
- the LOC138054001 gene encoding uncharacterized protein, with product MAFRTSELLQRNELVRFQLDDVIRAPGNNQHQEKNGYRFTINDRSSFYDWYNAYFEVQFQLQKIADGAGYAAADRITVINGSHSLIAHMMIKSAGKIVYDTDNLHKVTFVKNLLEYSDDYSRSVAKNSFWYLDTNATTANTNSGYESRRVLTQATNDDGTGGAKDVNLIIPLNRYSFFEELQDKMLVPMQLQFNLNLQNDNELINRAAAADAGRVVINRFLLWVPKLTPKDSMYDKFVSSFMKEHKWTYQRELYAVSAPARVSGFFQISSSIDNVKAIFVYLQRAKTRVATQNPYILDTFKLNEANANSYLTTCRLEYGNGVFYPETEYDSESKVRIFNDLMSYAMRKNDYNTGTQLNLANYNSLYPLIYFDLSYQTEKVTRDPKQLIFRYKISANSAADFNVHAVVLYEESVVIDKVGNELVIV from the coding sequence atggcttttagaacaagtgaattattgcaaagaaatgagttggtgcgtttccaacttgatgatgtaattagAGCCCCTGGAAAtaatcaacatcaagaaaagaacGGTTATAGATTCACCAtcaacgaccggagttctttctatgattggtacaatgcttatttcgaggttcaattccagttacaaaaaatAGCAGATGGAGCTGGTTATGCAGCAGCCGATAGAATAACGGTGATAAACGGATCTCATTCATTGATTGCACATATGATGATTAAAAGTgctgggaaaattgtttatgaCACTGACAATCTACATAAGGTCACTTTTGTGAAGAATCTGTTGGAATATTCTGATGATTACTCGAGAAGTGTAGCTAAGaacagtttttggtatttagACACAAATGCTACGACAGCCAATACTAATTCAGGATATGAATCTAGAAGAGTGCTTACACAAGCTACCAACGATGATGGAACGGGAGGAGCaaaagatgtgaatttgatcatacctctcaatcgttacagtttttttgaagagttgcaggataaaatgttggttcctATGCAGTTACAATTCAATTTGAATCTCCAGAACGACAATGAACTCATCAATAGGGCAGCAGCAGCAGATGCCGGAAGAGTAGTGATTAACAGATTTCTACTATGGGTTCCAAAATTAACACCAAAAGACAGTATGTACGACAAATTTGTAAGctctttcatgaaagaacacaaatggacaTATCAGCGTGAACTATATGCAGTGTCAGCACCTGCTAGAGTCagtggtttttttcagatttcttccagcattgacaatgtcaaagcaatttttgtttatctacAACGGGCTAAAACCAGAGTTGCAACTCAAAATCCATATATACTTGATACCTTCAAACTGAATGAAGCAAACGCAAACAGTTATTTAACAACATGCAGACTCGAATAtggcaatggtgttttctacccagaaacagaatatgacagtgaaagcaaagtgagaatattcaatgatctcatgtcttatgcaatgcgaaaaaatgattacaacaccggAACGCAGTTGAATCTAGCTAATTACAATAGTTTATATCCACTGATTTATTTCGATCTGTCATATCAAACAGAAAAAGTAACAAGAGACcctaaacagttgattttcaggTATAAAATAAGTGCCAATAGTGCAGCAGATTTCAATGTCCATGCAGTTGTATTGTACGAAGAGTCGGTTGTTATTGACAAGGTGGGTAATGAATTGGTTATAGTTTAA